A genomic window from bacterium includes:
- a CDS encoding ribonuclease HI family protein, with translation MGEGPARLFTDGGARGNPGPAAYGLVLYDADGNELLRRAGRIGRATNNVAEYSAVIAGLELARQLGLTGLDVYLDAQLVVRQLTGEYRTKDPRLAELKTRALALARELTRVRFHFIPREENRLADSLVNAALDGRNPDTL, from the coding sequence ATGGGGGAAGGTCCGGCCAGGCTCTTCACCGACGGTGGGGCCCGGGGAAACCCCGGCCCCGCGGCCTACGGGCTCGTACTCTACGATGCGGACGGAAACGAGCTTCTCCGGCGCGCGGGGAGAATCGGACGCGCCACGAACAACGTCGCCGAGTACTCCGCCGTCATCGCCGGCCTGGAGCTCGCCCGCCAACTCGGGCTCACCGGGCTGGACGTCTACCTGGACGCCCAACTCGTCGTCCGCCAGCTCACCGGCGAGTACAGGACGAAAGACCCGCGCCTCGCCGAGCTCAAGACGAGGGCGCTCGCCCTCGCTCGGGAACTGACCCGCGTCCGCTTCCACTTCATCCCCCGCGAGGAGAACCGCCTCGCCGATTCCCTCGTCAACGCCGCCCTCGACGGCCGGAACCCCGACACCCTGTGA